From the Actinomadura luzonensis genome, the window GCGGCCCGCCGGCCCCGCTCGGCGTCGCGGGACACCAGCAGGACCTTGTACCCGTCAGCGGCCAGGCGGGCGCACACCGCGCGCCCGATGCCGCGATTGCCGCCGGTCACCACCGCGAGAGAGGTCATGGCAGAGCATTTTTCTGGAGAAATGCTCTAATTTCAATGCCTGTCGTCCACCGGCGCGATCCGGGGCGGCGGCGGGCCGGCCGGGCTCGCGGGGGTGCGGTGAGGTCAGGCGCGGTGAGATCAGGCGCGGTGAGGTCAGGCGAGGCCGAGGAGGGCGGGGAGGGCGGACACGCTCGGCAGCAGGTGGGTATGGCGGGCCGCGCCGAGGGCGAGGGCGTCCTGGCTGCCGCTGAGCACGCCGGCGACGATCGCCGCGCCCGCGTTGGAGCCCGCCTCCAGGTCGCGGACGGTGTCGCCGGCGGTCAGGACGCGGCCGACGTCGCGGACGCCGGTCGCCTCCATCGCCCGGAAGATCATGTACGGCGCGGGCCGGCCGGCGGGCACGTCGTCCACGCACACCACCGCGTCCAGGACGCCGTCGCGGCCCGCGTGCCAGCCGAGCTCGCCGAGCAGCGCGGCGGTCACGCCGCGGTCGAAGCCGGTGGTGAGCGCCACCTTGACCCCGGACGCGCGCAGCCGGGCGATCGCCTCGGGCACGCCCGGCAGGGGCGCGGGCGGCCGGGCCGCGTACGCCGCCCGCAGCCGCTCGCGGAAGTCGGCGAAGGCCCGGTCGACGACGTCCACGCCAGGAGCGCCGCCGGGACGGCCGGGGCCGTCGGGACGGCCCGAGCGGCCGGGACGGCCCGAGCCGTCGGGACGGCCCGAGCCGCCGGGACGGCCCGAGCGGCCGGCGTCGTCCCCGCCGCCAGGAACGGCGCCGGGACGGCCGGTGAGGAGCGCGGCGATGGCCTCGCGTTTGTCCGCGCCCATCCACCGGGCGATCGCCGCGGCGTCCGGGTCGCCGCCCGCGGCCCGTACGGCCTCCTCCAGCGCGAGATAGACGGCGCCGTGCTCCTCCACGGTGGTGCCGGCGATGTCCAGGACGGCGAGTTCGATCACGGGGTCTCTCCTTGGGGAGGTCGGGCGGGCGGCAGGCCGCCCGGGCTGCGCAGCAGCGCCGGGTGCGCCTGCTGGGAGTTGTCGATGGTGAAGGACACGAGGTCGGGCCGGTAGCGGTCGTCGGAGAACTCGACGGGCTCGCCGTCGCCGGTGGAGGTCTGGCGGCGCTCGCGCAGCAGCGGCGCGCCGGGGGCGACCTCCAGCAGCCCGGCGTCCGTCGGGTCGGCGCCGACCGCGTCGATGACGTGCCGGGCCCGGCTGAGATCGACCCCGCGGCTGCTCAGGTAGGCGAAGACCGACCCGGAGTCGCAGTCGAAGTCGAACAGCAGCCGCCCCACGGGCCAGGTGAACGTGGTGCGCTCGACCATCGCCGGCACCCCGTCCATGAGCCGCAGCCGCAGGAGCTGCACGACCGGCTCGCCCTCCTCCAGCCCCAGCGCGTCGCACACCTCGGGGCCGGCGGGTCGGCGGGCGATCTCCAGCGTGCGCTGCCCCGGTGCGCGGCCCATGAGCCGCACCCACCGCGAGAACGACAGGAACGTCTCGATCGGCTGCGGCATGCTCTGGCTGCGCACCACCGGCGGCTTGCCGCGCCCGCCGCCGATGAGCCCCTCGGCGCGCAGCGTGGCGAGGGCCTGCCGGATGGGGCCCCGGGAGGCCTCCCACTGCTCGCAGAGCTGCGACTCGGAGGGGATGGCCGCGCCGACCGGCAGCTCGCCCGAGCTGATGCGGCGGCGCAGGTCGGCGGCGACACGTTCGTGGAGAGGACCGTCCATGCGACTTGACCATACAGGAGCGGAACGGCCCGTGTAACCCACCTCTATCCCTGATGACGTGCGGAGATGACGTGGCGGCGAACGCTGGGTGACATGTTCGGCGGAGGCGTTGACGCCGTCGGCGCGAGCACGCCAGCGTACTTGTCATGACAAGTCTTCTCCCGACGGACGGCGCTCTCGACGCGGCCGACCTCGTGATCGTCGGGGCGGGCGTCGTGGGGCTGGCCCACGCCGTGGACGCGGTGGCGCGTGGCCTGTCCGTCGTGGTCGTCGAGCGGGACGAGCGCGCCACCGGCGCCTCGGTGCGCAACTTCGGGCACGGCTGCTTCACCGCCCAGGACGGCGACGCGCTGCGGTACGCGATGTCCGCCAGGTCCGCCTGGCTGCGCCTGGCCAAGGAGGCCGGGCTGTGGCTGGAGGAGAGCGGCACCGTCGTGGTCGCCCGCGGCGACGACGAGTACGCGGTCCTGGCCGAGTTCCACGCGGCGCGCGACGGACAGAGCGTCCTGCTGGACGCCGCCCGCGTGCGCGAGCGGGTGCCCGCCGGGCCCGGCGTGACCGGCGGCGCCTGGTTCCCGCTGGACCTGCGGTTCGACCCCCGGCAGGCGGTGCACGCCGTCGCCGCCTGGCTGGCCGGGCGCGGCGTGCGCTTCCACTGGTCCACCGCCGCCCAGCTCGTCGAGCCCGGCCTGGTCGTCACCGGCAGGGGACGGATCCGGGCCCGGCACGTGATCGTCGCCGTCGGCCACGACGTGGACCGCCACTTCCCCGGCCTGGCCGAGGCCGCCGGGCTGCGCCGCTGCGTCCTCCGCATGCTGCGGGTGGCCGACCCGCACGGCCGCCGCGTCGAGCCCGCCGTGCTGTCCGGCTTCTCGCTGCTGCGCTACGACGGCTTCGCCGCCTGCCCCACGCTGCCCGCGCTGCGCGCCCGCCTGACGGCCGAGCGGCCCGAGCTGACCGGCATCGGCCTCAACCTCATGCTCACCCAGCGCCCCGACGGTGACCTCACCGTCGGCGACACGCACGCCTACGCCGCCACGCCCGAGCCGTTCGACGCCGAGGAGCTGGACCGGCACATCCTCGCCGAGACCGCGCGCCTGCTCGGCGCCGCCCGCCTGGAGGTGCGCGAACGCTGGCGCGGCGTCTACGCCGCCGCCCCGGAGCCGTTCCTCGTCGCCACGCCCATGCCAGGCGTGCGCGTGGTGTCGGTCACCTCCGGCATCGGCATGACCACCGCCCTGGGGCTGGCGCCCGAAGTCCTCGACGGCCTGCTGGCCTGACCCGCCCCACCGACACCACCCTCCCGAGGAGAACCCACCCATGCGCGCACGACCACTCCTGGCCGCCCTGGCCGCGCTCCCGGTCCTGCTGCTGACCGGCTGCGGCGGCGACGGCGACGCCGGCGCGGGGACGGCCGGCGCCGCGTCCGCCGCGTCCGCCACCTGTCCCGGCGGCCGGATCCGGTTCGGCATCGAGCCGTACGAGGACCCGGCCAAGCTCAAGCCCGCCTACGAGACCCTGGCCGCCGCGCTGCAGCGCACGCTCGGCTGCCCGATCGAGCTGAAGGTCGTCGACGACTACTCGGCCGAGGTGCTGGCGATGCGCAACGGCCAGCTGGAGATGGCCCAGTTCGGGCCGCTCGGCTTCGTCTTCGCCAGCAAGCTCGCCGACGCGCAGGCGGTCGCCTCGTTCGCGGACGCCAAGGGCGCGCTGACCACCTACACCGCCGGCATCTGGGTGCCCGCGGACTCGCCGATCAGGTCCGTGAAGGACCTGCCCGGCAAGTCGCTGGCGCTGTCCAGCCCCAGCTCCACCTCCGGCGACGCCCTCCCCCGCTACGCGCTGAAGACGCAGGGCGTCGCCGAGCCGTCGGTCAAGCTCGACTACGCGGGCGGCCACCCCGAGGCGCTGCTCGCCCTGGTCAACGGCAAGGTCGCGGCTGCCGAGATCAACAGCCAGCAGCTCGCCGCCGCCACGGCGGCCGGCACCTTCGACCCGGCGAAGTACCGCCGGATCTGGACCTCCGACCCCATCCCCAACGACCCCATCACCGTGCACGGCAAGCTCGACCCGGCGGTCCGCGCGGCGATCACGTCGGCGCTGCTGAAGCTGGGGCCGGCCGACGTGGCCAAGGTCGGGGCGTTCCTGGACGTCGATCCGCCCGGGCCGCTCGCCGCCGTCGGGCGCGACACCTACAAGCCGCTGTTCGAGCTGGCCACGGCGCTCGGCCTGACGGAGAAGGACGTCTGACGATGATCTCGCCACGAGCGAGCACGGAGCCGCCGGCGCGACCGGGGCCGGCCGACGCCGGGAGCGCGCTCGCGGTGCGCGGGCTGCGGAAGTCGTTCTCCGGGCGGACCGTGCTCGCCGGGCTCGACCTCGCCCTCGCGCCCGGCGAGTTCCTCGCGCTGCTCGGCGCCAACGGCAGCGGCAAGTCCACCGCGCTGCGCTGCGTCGTCGGCCTGGAACGCGCCGACGCCGGCGAGGTCCTGGTCCACGGCCGGCCGCTCGGCGCCTCCCAGGCCGACCCGCTGCGGCGGCGGATCGCGATGATCTTCCAGCAGGTCCACCTCGTGCACCGCCGCAGCGCGCTCGACAACGTCTGCGCCGGCGCGCTCGGCCGGCTGCCGCTGCACCGCTCCCTCACCCCGCTGCTGTTCCCTGACGAGCTGCGCGAGGAGGCCATGGCGTGCCTGGACCGGGTCGGGATGGCCGGACGCGCCGCCGAGCCCGCCGGCCGCCTGTCCGGCGGGCAGCGGCAGCGGGTCGCCATCGCCCGCGCGCTGTGCCAGCGGGCGGAGATCATCCTGGCCGACGAGCCGGTGTCCGCGCTCGACCCGGTGGCGGCCGAGCAGGTGGTCGCGCTCCTCGCCGAGCTCGCCCACGAGCAGGGGCTGGCCGTCGCCGCCGTGCTGCACCAGCCGGACCTGGCCCGCCGCCACGCCGACCGGGTGGCCGGGCTGCTGCACGGCCGGCTCGCCCTCGACGCCCCGGCCGCCGGCCTCACCCCGGCCGACCTCGCCCCCCTGTACGCCCCGGACCGCGACGCCCCGGCCCAGCAGCACCCCGACCGCCACTCCCCCGAGGGGCAGTCCCCGGACCGTTCGGGGAGCCGTACCGATCTCGATGAGCAGGAGGCTCGATGAGCGGCGTCACGGGCGCGGCCGTCCCGCCGGTGGAGCGGCCCGTCGAGCGGCCGCGCCCGCCGCGCCGCCGCCCCCTCACCCCGGCGGCCGCCGCCGTCACCGCGGTCGTCGTGCTCGCCCACGTCCTCGCCTGGCAGGGCACCGAGTTCTCGCCCGCGGCGCTCGTGCGGGGCTGGCGCGGCATGGCGGACTTCGCCGCGCAGGCCCTGCCGCCCGACCTGTCCTGGGACGGGGTGCTGCTGCCGGGGCTGCGGGCCGCGCTCGTCACGCTCGGCATCGGCCTGCTCGGCACCACCTTCTCGGCGCCGTTCGCGCTGGTCCTCGCCCTGCTCGCGGCCCGCGTCACCGCGCCGAACCGGTGGGTGTACCAGGCGGCCAGGTCGGTGCTGTCGTTCCTCCGCGCGGTGCCGGACGTCGTCTTCGCGCTGGTCTTCGTCACCGCCGTGGGGCTCGGCCCGTTCGCCGGCGTGCTGGCGCTGATCTTCCACAACACGGGGGTGATGGGCAAGCTGTGGGCCGAGGCGATGGAGGAGATCGACCTCGGGCCCCGGGACGCCCTGCGCGTGGGCGGGGCGTCCGGGGCTCAGGCCGCCGCGCACGCCGTGCTGCCCGCGGTGGTGCCGCAGTTCGTCGGGCTGCTGCTCTACCGCTTCGACGTCAACGTGCGCTCGTCCCTCGTGCTGGGCCTGGTCGGGGCGGGCGGCATCGGGTTCCTCGTCAACCAGTCGATCAAGCTGTTCCGGTTCGACGAGCTGGTCACCCACCTGGCGGTCGTCCTGGTGCTCGTGGTCGCCGTCGACCAGCTCTCCGCGTACGTCCGCCGCCGCGTCGGCGCCCCCTGATCCCGGGAGACTACGGGAGCGGGGTGGCCGCGGCGCGGGCCACGGCCTCGTCGCGGTCGGCTGGCAGCAGGTGCCCCGCGGCGAGCGCCCGGTCGGCGGCCTGGGTGAAGGCCGTGACGTAGGCCTGCTGCGTCGGGTAGAGCGCGCGGGCGCGGGCGCCGCTGAAGGGCGTGGTGGAGCCCAGCAGCAGGCACGCCCCGACGACCTCGCCGCCGGTGTTGGTGGGGCCGTAGGCGGCGAGGGGCGCGTCCAGGTCGGGCAGGCGGACGCCGCCGAGGGCGTTGCCGTCGGCGTCGCGCCGGATCGTGCCGAGCAGCAGGCTGATCGGCGCGCCCGCGGGCGGCGTGCCGAGGCCGCGCGCCCACCGGTCGAGGTGGTGGTAGGCGGCGTTGGAGGCGTACCGCCAGGTCATGGCGTTGACCGGCCGGTCGCACGAGATCGGGCGGCCGTCGTTGATGGCCTTGTCGATGGCGTTCTGGGCGTTGTACTGCGCCAGGCCGTAGGCGTCGGCGTGCGAGGTGCCGGCGACCTCCCAGGTGCGGACGCGCGCCGTGTCGGGCTGGCGGGCGTCGGCGAACGTCCTGACGTCCGTCTCGGACTCGGCCTGGAGGACCGGCACGGCGGTGTCGGTGCGGATCCGGGTGGTGAGCGGCAGCGCCAGCACCCCCTCGCCGATCGGCGCGCCGCCCGGGCCGCGGCCGTGGATGAGGAAGCCGTCGAAGGCGGGGACGATCGGCTGGACGGCGTTCACGAACGTGGTCAGCCGCCCGGCGGACTGGGAGTGCCCCGCGGCCAGCACCTTCGTGGGCGCGGCGGTCCCGAGCAGCGTCGCCGCCCCGGAGCGCACCGCCTCGGCCGCCTGCGCGAAGATCGAGTACGACAGCGCGTCGGAGGCCAGCGAGACCTGGGCGTAGCGGGCGGGGTCGAGGCCGCGCAGCTTGTCGGCGCCGACCTTCTGGGCGGTGACGCCGACGTAGGCGTAGCCGGCGCGGGTGAACAGCTCGTGCGACTGGGACCACTCGACGCTGATGTCGGCGCCGAAGCTGACGTTCAGCCATTCGACGACGACGGTGCCGTTGAACCTGGCGGGGTCGGCGGGCCGCTCGACCAGCAGGCGGGTGGTGTAGTCCTGCGTGAGGCCGGTGCGGCGGGCGGCCCACCGGCCGTCGCCGGTCCAGATGCCGGCCTTGTCGAAGATGTCGGCGCGTCCGCTCATCAGGAACTCGCGCTCCTGGTAGCCGCGGGCGGCGAGGTCCACCACGGTCGCGCCGGCCGGCCGGCCGCGGCCCGCGCCGGGCGCGATCTCGGTGACGACGGGAGCGGCGGCGGAGGCGGTGGCTGAGGAGGTTACGGCGGCGGACGCGGCGGGGCTGGTGGCGGTGGGCAGCGCGAACGCGGCCAGCGCCACCGCGCTCCCGGCGGCGGCCCGGGAGAGCCGCCCGCCTCGGCGCCGCCTCGACAGGGTGCTTGCCTTGATGACCATGACGGTCAGTCTCCACGGGCGCCGCGCGGCCGGAATCCGGGAAATCACCGGCCTGTTCGCGTCACGTCCAGCTCTCCACGACGGCGACGACGTCCGCCCCGGCGATCGTGCCGCCGCCGGAGGCGGAGGTGTAGGCGCGCGAGTCCATGGCGACGCCGCGGTTGTCGCCCATGATCCAGAGCCGGCCCTCCGCCACCTTGACGTCGAACGGCCTGGCCGAGGCCGGGCCGCCGGTCACGAACGCCTCCCGCGCCGGCACGCCGTTCACCCGCAGCCGCCCGTCCGGGTCGCAGCACGCCACCCGGTCCCCCGGGACGCCGATCACCCGTGAGACGCGCGGCCGGTCCCCGGTCGTGCCGGGCCAGTCGGCGGGCGGGCGGAACAGGACGATGTCGTTGCGGCGCGGGACGTAGGCGCCGTCGACGTCGCGTGTGTGCAGCCGGGCGCCGACGGCGATCGTCGGCAGCATGGACTCGCTCTCCATGGTGTGGACGGAGCCGGCCGGCCCGCAGCCGGCGATGGCCGCCAAGAGCAGGGACAGGGCCGGCACAGCGGGCAGCATGGCGGCCAGTCGGCGGGGGATCATCCCGGCATTGTGCCGTAAATATGGGCGGATCGGCGAGGAGTGCGCGATCATGGAGGGAGCCGGGGGGCGCCGCCGTCCGGCGTCAGGACGAGCCGTTCGCGAGGGGCCCCTTCCGTGACGAGAGTTTCCCTGATCGTGCCGTGCTACAACGCCGCCAGGACCCTGCGCCTGTGCCTGGAGTCGGTGCTGGCGCAGACCCGGCTGCCGGACGAGATCGTCGTGGTGGACGACGCCAGCTCCGACGGCTCCGCCGCGCTCGCGGAGGAGCTGGGCTGCCGCGTGGTGCGGCTGCCGGACAACCGCGGCGTGTCGGCGGCCAGGAACGCCGGCGTCGCGAGCACGTCCGGCGAGGTGATCTTCTTCCTGGACAGCGACGTGGCGCTGCGCCCGGACGCGGTGGCCAACGCGCTGGCGATCCTGGAGGAGGATCCGGGCGTCGGCTGCGTGCACGGCGTGTACGACACCCGCCCGCTCATCGACGACGGCCCGGTCGAGTGGTACCGGCTGCTGCACCAGGTGCACTGGCGGACCCGGCACCTGGGCGAGGTCAACAGCGTGGTGTTCGCGCTGGCGGCGGTGCGCCGCGAGGTGCTGGCCGCGGCGGGCGCGCTGGACGAGGGCCTGCGCGACTGCGAGGACGTGGAGTACAGCAGCCGCCTGGCCGTCCGGACCCGGATCGTGCTCACCGACGCCGTGGTGGGCCGGCACGACGAGGGGCACCGGCTGCTGCCGGTCCTCGGCGAGCAGTGGCGCCGGGCGCTGCCGCTGATCCCGCTCGCGCTGGCCACGGCCCGGCGGGGCGCGGCCAAGCCGGAGAACGCCAACAGCCGCGCCGGGATCGTCGCCTGCGCGCTGGCCCTGGCCGCGCTGCCGCTGGCGCTGGTGTCGCCGGCGCTGCTGGCGGTGCCGGCGGCGCTCGTCGGCTGGTTCGTCGTGGCGGACCCGGGGCTGCTGCGATTCGTGCACCGGCAGCGGGGGGCGGCCTTCACCGCCTACTTCATGGCGGTGCACCTGGCCGTGCACGTGGTGCTGGTGACCGGGCTCGCGGTGGGCTCGCTGCGGGTCCTGCGACCGGCCCGCGCGTGATCTCCCGGCGTCAGGGCTTGAGCGCGGCGCGGTAGACGGCGACCGTCTCGTTCGCGGCGCGTTCCCAGCTCAGGCTCTCCCGGACGAACCGCTCGCCGCGCCGGGCCAGCGCCCGCCGCAGGGCCGGGTCCGACATGACCTCGATCACCCCGCGCGCGATGTCGGCCGGCTCGGTGGCCCGGACGAACCGCGCGGCGGGCCGGGCCGGGTCCGGGCCGAGGAAGACGCGCGAGAAGCCGTCGCCGAGCACACTGGCCCGCCCCAACGCCATCGCCTCCGTCGCCACCAACCCGAACGGCTCGAACAACGACGGGAACACGCACACCTCGGCCAGCTCGTAGTACGCCATCAGCTCCCGCCCCGACACGAACCGCCCGGACGTCGAGACCCGCCCGCGCAGCCCGGTGGCCGCCGCGATGCGCCGCACACCCGTCTCGTCGCCCTCGCCGACGATCACCAGCCGGGCGTCACCGACGGCCGCCGCCACCTCCCGCATCGCCTCAAGGAGCTGGTAGACGCCCTTCTGCCGCTCGATCCTGCCGACGAACAGCACCACCCGGTCCCGCTCGGCGAGCCCGAGCGAGCGGCGCAGCTCCGCCGCCTCCGCCCGCAGCGCCTCCCGGTCGAAGCCCGGGGCGGCCAGCACCGGCTCGTACGTCCCGCCGAGCGGCACCACGTCGATCGGCGTCCGCCGCCACCCGGCCGCGAGCAGCTGCTCGCGCACCTCTGGCGTGGCCACCACCACGCGCCGGGACACGCGGGCCAGCCAGCGTTCCAGGGCGGCGAACAGG encodes:
- a CDS encoding HAD family hydrolase, with amino-acid sequence MIELAVLDIAGTTVEEHGAVYLALEEAVRAAGGDPDAAAIARWMGADKREAIAALLTGRPGAVPGGGDDAGRSGRPGGSGRPDGSGRPGRSGRPDGPGRPGGAPGVDVVDRAFADFRERLRAAYAARPPAPLPGVPEAIARLRASGVKVALTTGFDRGVTAALLGELGWHAGRDGVLDAVVCVDDVPAGRPAPYMIFRAMEATGVRDVGRVLTAGDTVRDLEAGSNAGAAIVAGVLSGSQDALALGAARHTHLLPSVSALPALLGLA
- a CDS encoding GntR family transcriptional regulator is translated as MDGPLHERVAADLRRRISSGELPVGAAIPSESQLCEQWEASRGPIRQALATLRAEGLIGGGRGKPPVVRSQSMPQPIETFLSFSRWVRLMGRAPGQRTLEIARRPAGPEVCDALGLEEGEPVVQLLRLRLMDGVPAMVERTTFTWPVGRLLFDFDCDSGSVFAYLSSRGVDLSRARHVIDAVGADPTDAGLLEVAPGAPLLRERRQTSTGDGEPVEFSDDRYRPDLVSFTIDNSQQAHPALLRSPGGLPPARPPQGETP
- a CDS encoding TIGR03364 family FAD-dependent oxidoreductase gives rise to the protein MTSLLPTDGALDAADLVIVGAGVVGLAHAVDAVARGLSVVVVERDERATGASVRNFGHGCFTAQDGDALRYAMSARSAWLRLAKEAGLWLEESGTVVVARGDDEYAVLAEFHAARDGQSVLLDAARVRERVPAGPGVTGGAWFPLDLRFDPRQAVHAVAAWLAGRGVRFHWSTAAQLVEPGLVVTGRGRIRARHVIVAVGHDVDRHFPGLAEAAGLRRCVLRMLRVADPHGRRVEPAVLSGFSLLRYDGFAACPTLPALRARLTAERPELTGIGLNLMLTQRPDGDLTVGDTHAYAATPEPFDAEELDRHILAETARLLGAARLEVRERWRGVYAAAPEPFLVATPMPGVRVVSVTSGIGMTTALGLAPEVLDGLLA
- a CDS encoding phosphate/phosphite/phosphonate ABC transporter substrate-binding protein gives rise to the protein MRARPLLAALAALPVLLLTGCGGDGDAGAGTAGAASAASATCPGGRIRFGIEPYEDPAKLKPAYETLAAALQRTLGCPIELKVVDDYSAEVLAMRNGQLEMAQFGPLGFVFASKLADAQAVASFADAKGALTTYTAGIWVPADSPIRSVKDLPGKSLALSSPSSTSGDALPRYALKTQGVAEPSVKLDYAGGHPEALLALVNGKVAAAEINSQQLAAATAAGTFDPAKYRRIWTSDPIPNDPITVHGKLDPAVRAAITSALLKLGPADVAKVGAFLDVDPPGPLAAVGRDTYKPLFELATALGLTEKDV
- a CDS encoding phosphonate ABC transporter ATP-binding protein; protein product: MISPRASTEPPARPGPADAGSALAVRGLRKSFSGRTVLAGLDLALAPGEFLALLGANGSGKSTALRCVVGLERADAGEVLVHGRPLGASQADPLRRRIAMIFQQVHLVHRRSALDNVCAGALGRLPLHRSLTPLLFPDELREEAMACLDRVGMAGRAAEPAGRLSGGQRQRVAIARALCQRAEIILADEPVSALDPVAAEQVVALLAELAHEQGLAVAAVLHQPDLARRHADRVAGLLHGRLALDAPAAGLTPADLAPLYAPDRDAPAQQHPDRHSPEGQSPDRSGSRTDLDEQEAR
- the phnE gene encoding phosphonate ABC transporter, permease protein PhnE, with protein sequence MSGVTGAAVPPVERPVERPRPPRRRPLTPAAAAVTAVVVLAHVLAWQGTEFSPAALVRGWRGMADFAAQALPPDLSWDGVLLPGLRAALVTLGIGLLGTTFSAPFALVLALLAARVTAPNRWVYQAARSVLSFLRAVPDVVFALVFVTAVGLGPFAGVLALIFHNTGVMGKLWAEAMEEIDLGPRDALRVGGASGAQAAAHAVLPAVVPQFVGLLLYRFDVNVRSSLVLGLVGAGGIGFLVNQSIKLFRFDELVTHLAVVLVLVVAVDQLSAYVRRRVGAP
- a CDS encoding alpha/beta hydrolase domain-containing protein, translated to MVIKASTLSRRRRGGRLSRAAAGSAVALAAFALPTATSPAASAAVTSSATASAAAPVVTEIAPGAGRGRPAGATVVDLAARGYQEREFLMSGRADIFDKAGIWTGDGRWAARRTGLTQDYTTRLLVERPADPARFNGTVVVEWLNVSFGADISVEWSQSHELFTRAGYAYVGVTAQKVGADKLRGLDPARYAQVSLASDALSYSIFAQAAEAVRSGAATLLGTAAPTKVLAAGHSQSAGRLTTFVNAVQPIVPAFDGFLIHGRGPGGAPIGEGVLALPLTTRIRTDTAVPVLQAESETDVRTFADARQPDTARVRTWEVAGTSHADAYGLAQYNAQNAIDKAINDGRPISCDRPVNAMTWRYASNAAYHHLDRWARGLGTPPAGAPISLLLGTIRRDADGNALGGVRLPDLDAPLAAYGPTNTGGEVVGACLLLGSTTPFSGARARALYPTQQAYVTAFTQAADRALAAGHLLPADRDEAVARAAATPLP
- the lepB gene encoding signal peptidase I — translated: MIPRRLAAMLPAVPALSLLLAAIAGCGPAGSVHTMESESMLPTIAVGARLHTRDVDGAYVPRRNDIVLFRPPADWPGTTGDRPRVSRVIGVPGDRVACCDPDGRLRVNGVPAREAFVTGGPASARPFDVKVAEGRLWIMGDNRGVAMDSRAYTSASGGGTIAGADVVAVVESWT
- a CDS encoding glycosyltransferase family 2 protein, which gives rise to MTRVSLIVPCYNAARTLRLCLESVLAQTRLPDEIVVVDDASSDGSAALAEELGCRVVRLPDNRGVSAARNAGVASTSGEVIFFLDSDVALRPDAVANALAILEEDPGVGCVHGVYDTRPLIDDGPVEWYRLLHQVHWRTRHLGEVNSVVFALAAVRREVLAAAGALDEGLRDCEDVEYSSRLAVRTRIVLTDAVVGRHDEGHRLLPVLGEQWRRALPLIPLALATARRGAAKPENANSRAGIVACALALAALPLALVSPALLAVPAALVGWFVVADPGLLRFVHRQRGAAFTAYFMAVHLAVHVVLVTGLAVGSLRVLRPARA
- a CDS encoding glycosyltransferase family 4 protein — encoded protein: MRIAFVVNQFPPNVTAGLGRYVELITPYLARDHELSVHTLNDGGLPVDERVDGVAVHRPRTRLLGGGRSGGRRLNRTRRAEFLLLALRVVASNWGYVLRLRRAPRPDLVAVHDSTNFLAGLLCHYLLRLPVVLHVHTTEYGVAPQRSITDPLNLFAALERWLARVSRRVVVATPEVREQLLAAGWRRTPIDVVPLGGTYEPVLAAPGFDREALRAEAAELRRSLGLAERDRVVLFVGRIERQKGVYQLLEAMREVAAAVGDARLVIVGEGDETGVRRIAAATGLRGRVSTSGRFVSGRELMAYYELAEVCVFPSLFEPFGLVATEAMALGRASVLGDGFSRVFLGPDPARPAARFVRATEPADIARGVIEVMSDPALRRALARRGERFVRESLSWERAANETVAVYRAALKP